A single Fibrobacter sp. DNA region contains:
- the ribF gene encoding riboflavin biosynthesis protein RibF translates to MNSLKRAVTMGNFDGCHLGHQALFRSLKAVAEANGLRPTVISFEPHSNYVLRGPGDPLLLTTTAEKRDFIESLGLDFVVLPFTRELMCLPFDEFIRKELIEKLNVCSMFFGHDHNFGAGGKGNYETITAAFPELSTQMLSIVLHKGERVSSSAVRTALEMGDVERAQTYLGRPYRLTGEVVVGKQMGRTLGFPTANLKVEEFKFLPKGGVYVANARLADGRIFRSVLNIGTQPSTPGTHFMAIEAYLLDFNEDIYGQQLVLDLMAYLRPEQKFSSIDDLVRQIGMDANTARNYNGNHWAE, encoded by the coding sequence ATGAATAGTTTGAAACGTGCTGTTACCATGGGAAACTTTGATGGTTGCCACTTGGGCCATCAGGCTCTTTTCCGTTCCCTGAAGGCTGTTGCAGAAGCTAATGGATTGCGCCCTACGGTCATCAGTTTTGAACCCCATTCCAACTACGTTCTTCGCGGCCCCGGCGATCCGCTGCTCTTGACTACAACGGCGGAAAAGCGGGACTTTATTGAAAGCCTGGGTCTTGATTTTGTGGTGCTGCCCTTTACCCGTGAACTGATGTGCCTTCCTTTCGACGAATTTATCCGAAAGGAACTCATTGAAAAGTTGAATGTGTGTTCCATGTTCTTTGGCCACGACCATAACTTTGGTGCCGGCGGCAAGGGCAACTACGAAACCATTACGGCAGCTTTCCCGGAACTTTCCACCCAGATGCTTTCTATCGTGCTTCACAAGGGCGAACGTGTCAGTTCCTCCGCCGTGCGAACAGCCCTTGAAATGGGTGATGTGGAACGCGCCCAGACTTATTTGGGTCGCCCGTACCGTTTGACTGGAGAAGTGGTGGTTGGTAAGCAAATGGGCCGCACCTTGGGCTTCCCAACGGCAAATCTCAAAGTGGAGGAATTCAAGTTCCTGCCTAAGGGTGGTGTGTACGTGGCCAATGCACGTCTTGCCGATGGTCGCATTTTCCGTTCCGTATTGAATATCGGAACCCAGCCTTCTACGCCGGGAACCCACTTCATGGCCATTGAAGCCTACCTGCTGGATTTCAATGAAGATATTTATGGACAGCAACTTGTTTTGGACCTTATGGCCTACCTCCGTCCGGAGCAGAAGTTTTCCAGCATCGACGATTTGGTCCGCCAGATCGGAATGGATGCCAACACGGCCCGAAACTACAATGGAAATCACTGGGCTGAATAG
- the truB gene encoding tRNA pseudouridine(55) synthase TruB encodes MSNSGFVLLDKIAGETSFKALFPLKRVFSTKRVGHAGTLDLRASGLIIAATGRVTRLLPFVEAKDKCYSFRLHLGYETDTLEWDGEVLEQDSRAADSASASAVQITREALEAVLPQFTGDIEQIPPKYCAVKINGVRASDLMERGRNIELKPRKINISSLKVLDAVANEATEGCSGKCIATFDLICECSKGTYIRALGRDIARALGTVGCVSGIRRHRIGNVTLDKAVRGEDLTREHLIPVDQILDFPVVRLDDTQVAVIRQGNYLPWKTPIEGVDAEGNVFVANLKGEVLSYCHYEPGRIRPKIYLAADE; translated from the coding sequence TTGTCCAATTCTGGCTTTGTCCTGTTAGACAAGATTGCTGGTGAAACTTCTTTTAAGGCCCTTTTCCCTCTGAAAAGGGTCTTTTCTACGAAGAGGGTAGGTCACGCCGGCACGCTGGATTTGCGTGCATCTGGCTTGATTATTGCCGCCACTGGCCGCGTCACCCGTTTGCTGCCTTTTGTGGAAGCGAAGGACAAGTGCTATAGCTTTAGGTTGCACTTGGGTTATGAAACCGACACGCTGGAATGGGACGGCGAAGTCCTGGAACAGGATTCCCGCGCCGCTGATAGTGCCAGCGCGTCCGCCGTTCAGATTACCCGCGAGGCTCTGGAGGCTGTGTTGCCCCAGTTTACCGGTGACATCGAACAGATTCCTCCCAAGTATTGCGCCGTCAAGATCAACGGCGTCCGCGCCAGCGATCTGATGGAACGTGGCCGTAACATTGAACTGAAGCCCCGCAAGATCAACATCAGTTCCTTGAAGGTTCTGGATGCAGTGGCAAACGAAGCAACTGAAGGTTGTTCCGGCAAGTGCATCGCCACTTTTGACCTGATTTGCGAATGCTCCAAGGGAACTTACATCCGTGCCCTGGGTCGTGATATTGCTCGCGCTCTCGGTACCGTTGGTTGCGTTTCCGGAATCCGCCGCCATCGCATCGGCAACGTCACCTTGGACAAGGCTGTCCGCGGTGAAGACTTGACTCGCGAACACCTTATTCCTGTGGACCAGATCCTTGATTTCCCGGTGGTGCGCCTGGATGATACCCAGGTGGCTGTTATCCGCCAGGGAAATTACCTGCCTTGGAAAACACCGATTGAAGGTGTGGATGCCGAGGGCAATGTTTTTGTGGCGAACCTCAAAGGCGAAGTCCTGAGCTACTGCCACTACGAACCGGGCCGCATCAGACCCAAGATTTATTTGGCTGCAGATGAATAG
- the rbfA gene encoding 30S ribosome-binding factor RbfA, which yields MSRRTDRLDEQFREEISKMMQKGLKDPRVSSLASITRVEITDDLSYAKIMVSVMGSDKEKRDSLIGLKNSAGYIRTVLGKALKIRKIPELNFVLDENLEHAMHIESILAELKQKGDL from the coding sequence ATGAGTCGTAGAACCGATCGTTTGGACGAACAGTTCCGTGAGGAAATCTCCAAGATGATGCAGAAGGGTCTTAAGGACCCTCGCGTCAGCTCCCTTGCGAGCATCACCCGCGTGGAAATCACCGATGACCTTAGCTATGCCAAGATCATGGTTTCTGTGATGGGTTCCGACAAGGAAAAGCGCGATTCCCTCATCGGCCTCAAGAATTCTGCCGGCTACATCCGTACGGTTCTGGGCAAGGCCCTGAAGATCCGTAAGATTCCGGAATTGAATTTTGTTTTGGACGAAAATCTGGAACACGCCATGCATATCGAAAGCATTCTTGCAGAACTGAAACAGAAAGGGGATTTGTAA
- the infB gene encoding translation initiation factor IF-2 has protein sequence MVSENQIKPTDWAESHGVKVDVVMKLLRDAGVTVRTHMSKVDAKDYEKIEAAAEAEKQKAEARNKNLKKNTTSDAPSATTSKAKSGVTIGGRTLKATLIKGANPAAKVKATVKPAAAAPAAPKAAAPAAPKAEVKPAEVKPVAAEKPAAPVAEKPVETKAAAPAAPKAEPAKPAEVKPAAPAAAPAAPKAEPKPAPKAEPAPKPAEAKPAAPAAAPKAETAANVSNVELKQPPMKAQVFQPDAAILARIQKSQQAAAANRGGNRRPGQGGPRGNGGNQQGYTGTFGRLNNGQDNRNGGNRRPGQGGPGGDRNNDRNNNNGGRNFTGRTGGFTGSSMQDAFNASNNAAQGGFGAGQGGKGGKGGLQNGRHGQNDKNRRSNGKDRMEQQREQQQEAVRQNVSRVMADLSKKPVKKVYRKEKNEGDTGDEKKILKTSDFITVGELAGLMEQMPARVIAKCMEMGMMVTINARLDFESIQLLADEFGYEAQLMEEYEEEALGVEEEQEENLQPRHPVVTVMGHVDHGKTSLLDWIRKTHVVAGESGGITQHIGAYEVTTSQGKVTFLDTPGHEAFSAMRARGSQVTDVIVLVVAADSMVMPQTVESIELAKREKVPMVVAITKIDLPTANPDKIRAQLAERGVEVEQWGGTTSCIEVSARTGQGMEDLLETLALEAEVLELKANPNAHARGAVVESKLDIGKGSMATILVQNGTLHVGDPFVCGIYAGRVRAMFNERGEQLKEVPPSAPCQVLGFDGTPQAGDDLIVVDDEKAAREIASKRRMAARERDLRARSTISLENMYNEQKEGKLSELNLIVKADVGGSAEALAASLEKLSNKEVKVSIIRKGVGTITESDILLATTAKAIIISFHLMPSLSVREMAQKEGIEIRNYRVIYDCIEDITNAVEGLLKPTLREELSGEAEIRQVFKVPKVGLIAGCMVTDGSVDRESHVRVYRNGVELGTTVVQSLKRMKDDVKSVARGFECGIGLKGYDDIREGDSLIFFKEVSVARTLKDVAREEAEEKAKKQSEGENA, from the coding sequence ATGGTAAGTGAAAATCAAATAAAACCAACAGACTGGGCAGAATCTCACGGCGTTAAGGTGGACGTTGTGATGAAGTTGCTTCGTGACGCGGGCGTCACTGTCCGTACCCATATGTCCAAGGTGGACGCCAAGGACTATGAGAAGATCGAAGCCGCTGCTGAAGCTGAAAAGCAGAAAGCTGAAGCTCGTAACAAAAACTTGAAGAAGAACACTACATCCGATGCTCCTAGCGCAACAACTAGTAAGGCAAAGTCTGGTGTGACCATCGGTGGTCGCACTCTCAAGGCTACCTTGATCAAGGGTGCAAATCCGGCCGCCAAGGTGAAGGCTACTGTTAAGCCTGCCGCCGCAGCTCCCGCTGCCCCGAAGGCCGCAGCTCCCGCAGCTCCGAAGGCTGAAGTTAAGCCGGCTGAAGTCAAGCCGGTTGCCGCAGAAAAGCCCGCTGCACCTGTTGCCGAAAAGCCTGTTGAAACTAAGGCCGCTGCTCCTGCAGCACCTAAGGCCGAACCTGCCAAGCCCGCTGAAGTCAAGCCTGCTGCACCTGCCGCAGCTCCCGCTGCCCCGAAGGCCGAACCGAAGCCCGCACCTAAGGCCGAACCTGCCCCGAAGCCTGCCGAAGCTAAGCCGGCTGCACCTGCCGCTGCTCCCAAGGCTGAAACCGCAGCCAATGTTTCCAATGTTGAATTGAAGCAGCCGCCTATGAAGGCCCAGGTGTTCCAGCCTGATGCTGCAATCCTTGCCCGTATCCAGAAGTCCCAGCAGGCTGCCGCTGCAAACCGCGGTGGCAATCGTCGTCCTGGTCAGGGTGGTCCCCGTGGTAACGGTGGCAACCAGCAGGGCTATACTGGTACCTTCGGCCGCTTGAATAACGGTCAGGATAACCGCAATGGTGGCAATCGTCGTCCGGGCCAGGGTGGTCCGGGTGGTGATCGCAACAACGATCGTAACAATAATAATGGCGGTCGCAACTTTACCGGCCGCACCGGTGGCTTTACCGGTTCCTCCATGCAGGACGCCTTCAATGCTAGCAACAACGCTGCCCAGGGCGGCTTTGGCGCAGGCCAGGGCGGTAAGGGCGGCAAGGGTGGCCTGCAGAATGGTCGTCATGGCCAGAACGACAAGAACCGTCGTAGCAATGGCAAGGACCGCATGGAACAGCAGAGAGAACAGCAGCAGGAAGCCGTTCGTCAGAACGTTTCCCGCGTGATGGCTGACCTCTCCAAGAAGCCTGTCAAGAAGGTTTACCGTAAGGAAAAGAACGAAGGTGATACCGGTGATGAAAAGAAGATCCTCAAGACTTCCGACTTCATTACCGTCGGCGAACTCGCTGGCCTTATGGAACAGATGCCTGCACGCGTTATCGCGAAGTGCATGGAAATGGGCATGATGGTGACCATCAATGCTCGTCTCGACTTTGAATCCATCCAGCTCTTGGCTGATGAATTTGGCTATGAAGCTCAGTTGATGGAAGAATACGAAGAAGAAGCACTCGGTGTTGAAGAGGAACAGGAAGAAAACCTCCAGCCTCGTCATCCGGTGGTTACCGTGATGGGTCACGTTGACCACGGTAAGACTTCTCTCCTCGACTGGATTCGTAAGACCCACGTTGTGGCTGGCGAATCCGGCGGCATTACTCAGCATATTGGTGCATACGAAGTTACCACCAGCCAGGGTAAGGTTACCTTCCTGGATACTCCGGGTCATGAAGCTTTCAGTGCTATGCGTGCCCGTGGTTCTCAGGTGACCGACGTTATCGTGCTGGTTGTGGCTGCTGACTCCATGGTCATGCCCCAGACTGTTGAATCCATCGAACTTGCCAAGCGCGAAAAGGTTCCGATGGTTGTCGCTATTACAAAGATTGACCTCCCGACTGCTAACCCGGACAAGATCCGTGCTCAGCTCGCCGAACGCGGCGTTGAAGTGGAACAGTGGGGTGGTACTACCAGCTGTATCGAAGTCTCTGCCCGTACTGGTCAGGGTATGGAAGACTTGCTGGAAACTTTGGCTCTCGAAGCTGAAGTGCTGGAACTTAAGGCTAACCCGAATGCTCACGCTCGAGGTGCTGTCGTTGAATCCAAGCTGGATATCGGTAAGGGTTCCATGGCTACCATCCTCGTGCAGAACGGTACTCTCCATGTGGGTGATCCGTTCGTCTGCGGTATTTACGCAGGCCGTGTTCGTGCAATGTTTAACGAACGTGGTGAACAGCTGAAGGAAGTTCCGCCTTCCGCTCCTTGCCAGGTTCTTGGTTTTGACGGTACTCCTCAGGCTGGTGACGACCTTATCGTTGTTGACGACGAAAAGGCCGCACGTGAAATTGCTTCCAAGCGTCGTATGGCAGCTCGTGAACGCGACCTCCGTGCTCGTAGCACCATCTCCTTGGAAAACATGTACAACGAACAGAAGGAAGGCAAGCTCTCCGAACTCAACCTTATCGTCAAGGCCGACGTGGGTGGTTCTGCAGAAGCTTTGGCCGCTTCTCTCGAAAAGCTTTCCAACAAGGAAGTCAAGGTCAGCATCATCCGCAAGGGTGTGGGTACCATTACCGAATCCGATATTCTCTTGGCAACCACTGCTAAGGCGATCATTATCTCCTTCCACTTGATGCCGTCTCTCTCCGTACGTGAAATGGCTCAGAAGGAAGGCATCGAAATCCGCAACTACCGCGTGATTTACGACTGCATCGAAGATATCACCAATGCTGTGGAAGGCCTCCTGAAGCCGACTCTCCGCGAAGAACTCAGCGGCGAAGCAGAAATCCGTCAGGTCTTCAAGGTTCCCAAGGTTGGTCTTATCGCCGGCTGTATGGTTACCGATGGTTCCGTGGACCGCGAAAGCCATGTCCGCGTATACCGCAATGGCGTAGAACTGGGCACTACCGTGGTTCAGTCTTTGAAGCGCATGAAGGACGACGTCAAGTCTGTGGCTCGTGGCTTCGAATGCGGTATCGGTCTTAAGGGTTACGACGATATTCGTGAAGGCGATAGCTTGATCTTCTTCAAGGAAGTCTCTGTTGCTCGTACCTTGAAGGACGTTGCCCGTGAAGAAGCTGAAGAAAAGGCTAAGAAACAGTCCGAAGGGGAAAACGCTTAA
- the nusA gene encoding transcription termination factor NusA, whose translation MKNEPKENLLDVLKKVVEAKDMEDSLVLNALKEALITAARKYLHIEKKIEVDFDEEANEVHVFLRVAVVDDYPDYDPNMTADEVEELDKGYMLVEEARDFNEDAQPGDFLEMEIPIAAFGRQAIQTAKQLLNQQIRDAERQKIMDTYRSRIGSMVSGEVIRLEQSNIIVRLGKQTEAMIPYREQIKRERWAQGNSIKAVIARVEESSKNGAQVILSRSNGDFLKELFRQEVPEIYENTVEIKGVAREPGFRAKIAVYSRDEKIDPVGACVGMKGARVQTIVRELGNERIDIVQWNPDLDVFIQRALAPANVIKLIHVPETRRTVVIISDENLALAIGKNGQNVKLAAELVQRNLDVFGEKEWSEKDDETKAKITTPSAADLAHANGRRASR comes from the coding sequence ATGAAAAACGAACCGAAAGAAAACTTGCTTGACGTGCTTAAGAAGGTTGTCGAAGCTAAGGATATGGAAGACTCCCTGGTGCTGAACGCCCTTAAGGAAGCCTTGATCACCGCTGCTCGCAAGTACCTGCACATCGAGAAGAAGATTGAAGTGGACTTCGATGAAGAAGCTAACGAAGTACACGTGTTCCTCCGCGTGGCCGTTGTGGATGACTATCCGGACTACGACCCGAACATGACCGCCGACGAAGTCGAAGAACTGGACAAGGGCTACATGCTGGTTGAAGAAGCTCGCGACTTCAACGAAGACGCTCAGCCGGGTGACTTCCTCGAAATGGAAATTCCTATTGCAGCATTTGGCCGTCAGGCAATTCAGACTGCAAAGCAGCTTTTGAACCAGCAGATCCGCGACGCAGAACGTCAGAAGATCATGGACACCTACCGCAGCCGTATCGGTTCTATGGTCAGCGGCGAAGTGATTCGTTTGGAACAAAGTAACATCATCGTACGCCTCGGCAAGCAGACCGAAGCCATGATTCCGTATCGCGAACAGATTAAACGCGAACGTTGGGCTCAGGGCAACTCCATTAAGGCTGTGATTGCTCGCGTCGAAGAATCTTCCAAGAACGGCGCTCAGGTTATCCTGTCCCGCTCCAACGGCGATTTCCTCAAGGAACTCTTCCGTCAGGAAGTTCCGGAAATCTACGAAAACACTGTTGAAATCAAGGGCGTCGCTCGTGAACCGGGCTTCCGCGCCAAGATTGCAGTTTACTCCCGCGACGAAAAGATCGACCCGGTTGGCGCATGCGTCGGTATGAAGGGTGCTCGTGTTCAGACTATCGTCCGTGAACTGGGCAACGAACGTATCGATATCGTGCAGTGGAACCCGGATCTGGATGTGTTCATCCAGCGTGCTCTCGCTCCGGCTAACGTTATCAAGCTGATCCACGTGCCCGAAACCCGCCGCACTGTTGTGATCATCAGCGATGAAAACCTCGCTCTCGCCATCGGTAAGAATGGTCAGAACGTTAAGCTGGCTGCAGAACTGGTCCAGCGTAATCTCGATGTCTTTGGTGAAAAGGAATGGTCTGAAAAGGACGACGAAACCAAGGCAAAGATTACCACTCCGTCTGCAGCTGACCTCGCTCACGCAAACGGTCGTCGCGCCAGCCGCTAA
- a CDS encoding ribosome maturation factor RimP, protein MANQKLDSLIAQACEAAGVSLVEQDMFRAGKRKTLRLYIDKPEGVSIDDCTNVSHFLSDALDLDPEIIEGAYTLEVSSPGLDRPLKSDADFIRNKGRFIRVTRPAGKPVVGKLIEVDEKNLTLALKGKKEEEVIPRDEVLVAKVDVQI, encoded by the coding sequence TTGGCAAACCAAAAGTTGGATTCGCTGATCGCTCAGGCATGCGAAGCCGCCGGAGTTTCTCTGGTGGAACAGGACATGTTCCGTGCAGGCAAGCGCAAGACGCTCCGCCTTTATATTGATAAGCCGGAAGGTGTTTCCATCGATGACTGCACTAACGTAAGTCATTTCCTGTCTGATGCTCTGGACCTTGATCCCGAAATTATCGAAGGCGCCTATACCCTGGAAGTCTCTTCCCCGGGCTTGGACCGCCCCTTGAAGTCGGACGCAGACTTCATCAGAAACAAGGGCCGCTTTATCCGTGTGACCCGCCCTGCTGGTAAGCCGGTGGTCGGCAAGCTGATCGAAGTGGATGAAAAGAATTTAACCCTGGCACTTAAGGGCAAGAAAGAGGAAGAAGTCATTCCTCGTGACGAAGTGCTTGTGGCAAAAGTGGATGTACAAATCTAA
- a CDS encoding NUDIX domain-containing protein, which produces MIEYSFAAEIAEADKSILLNSRIYKEWLEKSQEKFTVKKVHFASADFLLKGRQPLFIKLEATAFLPDGRPVHGIVVVRGNAVGVLVVLRCEGKPYLLLVRQPRFAISEQASLEIPAGILDWTGDYRKVALSELEEEAQIVAEDSELIDLTEFWYQGASVGFAGSCGLLDERIRLYAIERDVTREELEAMDGKDQKYTEEIEWIRTEVLPYEEAARKFVDGKNLVALFMYERWLRAQGRSLEQV; this is translated from the coding sequence ATGATCGAATATTCCTTCGCTGCAGAAATTGCTGAAGCCGACAAGTCTATTCTACTGAATTCCCGAATCTATAAGGAATGGCTGGAAAAGTCCCAGGAAAAGTTTACGGTGAAGAAGGTTCACTTCGCTTCTGCAGATTTCTTGCTGAAGGGTCGTCAGCCTCTGTTCATCAAGCTGGAAGCTACGGCATTCCTGCCGGATGGACGCCCGGTTCACGGCATCGTTGTTGTCCGCGGCAATGCGGTGGGTGTTCTTGTAGTGCTTCGCTGCGAAGGCAAACCCTATTTGCTTTTGGTCCGCCAGCCCCGCTTTGCAATTTCTGAACAGGCTTCCCTGGAAATTCCCGCTGGCATTCTGGATTGGACGGGTGACTACCGCAAGGTGGCTCTGTCCGAATTAGAAGAGGAAGCCCAGATTGTGGCGGAAGATTCTGAACTCATCGATTTGACAGAATTCTGGTACCAGGGTGCTTCTGTTGGCTTTGCCGGTAGCTGCGGCCTCCTGGACGAACGAATTCGTTTGTATGCAATCGAACGTGACGTGACCCGTGAAGAGCTGGAAGCCATGGACGGCAAGGATCAGAAGTACACCGAAGAAATCGAGTGGATTCGCACCGAGGTGCTTCCTTACGAAGAAGCTGCCCGCAAATTTGTGGACGGCAAGAATCTGGTGGCGTTGTTCATGTACGAACGCTGGCTGCGCGCTCAAGGCAGAAGCCTTGAGCAAGTATGA
- a CDS encoding M23 family metallopeptidase produces MSVEFQEYKGRRKKIKNQHKFPLIRLLLVAAAAFLAYWTGLAQKIADALPLPGNEEVVVVDNWESRCKNYGGTSFALENGLAQCSWILNDSTSAQSLPNSFLRYVASLRQSENSKLHWVAPVEDFSNARFVLHEDSTSYAYLHMMQKDSSYVWVSRKTGCRFPGICPQLPMEWSALSISDGFDFEGQESLIAMDVFCGIGEAPIQPILPGIILSMGKDSLGYFVEIDHGFNVTSKTSGMGFLKDNLMVGDSIKAGSTIGRLSPQDSSAFYLAVRQNGLFVRWNDFYAAAHPVSQDAVREYEKSLGF; encoded by the coding sequence ATGTCCGTTGAATTCCAAGAATACAAGGGCAGACGGAAAAAAATCAAGAATCAACATAAGTTTCCGTTAATCCGACTGCTGCTGGTTGCTGCAGCTGCCTTTTTGGCTTATTGGACTGGTCTTGCACAAAAGATTGCTGATGCATTGCCTTTGCCCGGCAACGAAGAAGTGGTTGTGGTAGACAATTGGGAAAGCCGTTGCAAAAATTATGGCGGAACGTCCTTTGCCCTGGAAAATGGCTTGGCCCAGTGCTCCTGGATCCTGAATGATTCGACCTCAGCCCAAAGTCTGCCTAATTCTTTCCTGCGTTATGTGGCGTCCTTGCGCCAGTCGGAAAATTCGAAACTCCACTGGGTTGCTCCTGTGGAAGATTTCTCCAATGCCCGTTTTGTTCTTCATGAAGATTCTACATCCTACGCGTACTTGCATATGATGCAGAAGGACTCCAGCTACGTGTGGGTTTCTCGAAAGACTGGTTGTCGTTTCCCGGGAATTTGTCCGCAACTTCCGATGGAATGGTCCGCCCTTTCCATTTCTGATGGTTTTGACTTTGAAGGCCAGGAATCCTTGATTGCCATGGACGTTTTCTGCGGTATTGGAGAAGCTCCCATCCAGCCTATTCTTCCGGGCATTATTCTTTCCATGGGTAAGGATTCCCTAGGATATTTTGTTGAAATTGATCATGGTTTCAATGTTACTAGCAAGACTTCCGGAATGGGTTTCTTGAAGGATAACTTGATGGTGGGAGATTCCATCAAGGCTGGTTCTACCATCGGCCGCTTGTCTCCCCAGGACAGCTCCGCTTTTTACTTGGCAGTCCGACAGAATGGTCTTTTTGTTCGATGGAACGATTTCTATGCAGCGGCTCATCCCGTGTCCCAGGATGCCGTGCGGGAATATGAAAAGTCTCTAGGCTTCTAA